A stretch of the Arachis stenosperma cultivar V10309 chromosome 6, arast.V10309.gnm1.PFL2, whole genome shotgun sequence genome encodes the following:
- the LOC130933780 gene encoding uncharacterized protein LOC130933780, which translates to MDTRRKPSTMAIECLEMFHGIDRTAFRMLTQVLHREVKQSLMVMAFLLSLETMGLNGIVQTAIKKEGWFMNSLADECVICLQCLVCHEFSGFVEKSRKLETLGHVLKTELTLYEVHRMRSVLLTLIPDTLSTICARIMGDITMDAVWLEYQRTPKELLGFNTLDQCISVAQEALSRHNNGRGFQMQQGGRQTDQDKGKQKYVCKELDDAERPKTLTVCFGRESVPTAEGIAEFFCNMFGHVVQRVTVMPRRDKDSGDFAFVLFNDASIPRIIMGDKNVVHHTIQGMKCWIRWWTGTHYRCVN; encoded by the coding sequence ATGGATACTAGAAGGAAACCCTCAACCATGGCAATCGAATGTTTGGAAATGTTCCATGGAATCGATCGAACTGCATTCAGGATGCTGACGCAAGTCCTTCACCGTGAAGTTAAACAGTCCCTGATGGTCATGGCATTTCTACTGTCACTGGAGACAATGGGACTGAATGGTATTGTGCAAACAGCCATAAAAAAAGAAGGCTGGTTTATGAACAGTCTTGCTGATGAATGTGTCATCTGTTTGCAATGCCTAGTATGTCATGAGTTCTCTGGGTTTGTGGAGAAGTCCAGAAAACTCGAAACCCTTGGACACGTGCTGAAAACTGAGCTCACGTTATATGAGGTTCATAGGATGAGATCCGTCCTCCTAACTCTAATTCCCGATACCCTATCAACCATTTGCGCTAGAATTATGGGCGACATAACGATGGATGCGGTGTGGTTGGAGTACCAGAGGACTCCTAAAGAACTACTGGGTTTCAACACACTTGACCAGTGCATATCCGTTGCACAAGAGGCATTGAGTAGACATAACAATGGCCGAGGATTCCAAATGCAACAAGGAGGAAGGCAAACTGATCAAGATAAGGGAAAGCAGAAGTACGTCTGCAAGGAGCTGGATGACGCGGAACGTCCAAAGACACTGACCGTATGCTTCGGTCGAGAGTCCGTGCCCACTGCAGAGGGCATTGCTGAGTTTTTCTGCAACATGTTTGGTCATGTGGTTCAAAGGGTGACAGTCATGCCTCGGAGGGACAAGGACTCGGGTGATTTTGCTTTCGTTCTTTTCAACGATGCATCAATCCCCCGCATTATAATGGGGGACAAAAATGTCGTTCATCATACGATACAAGGCATGAAATGTTGGATCAGATGGTGGACAGGAACACATTATCGCTGTGTGAATTAG
- the LOC130933781 gene encoding protein FAR1-RELATED SEQUENCE 5-like has product MSINEDDVKNDSDNDLGDDFDYQPNAEDNAEDDDVDSLDSTSKSEEVCGVKRIADLMVEDIWNLEFRSEDEACQFYNAYSCWHGFVMRKDDVVRDNQGRIISRQLVCNKEGWRNMRYLDMDDRSREARSLTRTKCPARLRVKLDYGCGRWKVSCFVESHNHDLTPPQFAHLVPANRRLTVSDRVQVENLHNFGVKSCHIMGYIAFQKGGYRHAGFTRKDLYNHIDRYRRAKVKNGDANAAINYLIGKSNNDPLFFGKYTFTSDERLEHIFWADGQSIIDYHCFGDIVAFDSTYKKNKYNKPLVIFSGCNHHGQTVIFGSGLLSDETTETYKWLLETFIEAMGGKSPKAVITDGDLAMRDAIKNVLPDATHRLCGWHLQRNACENIKNPNFLRDFKGLIYDNNDQRDFDRRWTAILDKHNLVGSTWMEKTYETREMWSHCFLRDKFFGYIRTTSQCEGINSLIRFYVNRKNTLIDFMHNLDRALKEYRNNELIADFKSQCSEPVMITSLEVYERSASCYFTRNIFKEIRNEIQRAGALNITVLSTTLDKVEFSVTALGDPAKDRRVEVDRGKNLFSCSCKLFESRGIPCSHIFCAMKFENKLEFPDSLIYKRWTKNAKNEFISTDMPVNDDIERVLKFRVGALASNCNKLCDIACKDVADFDEVQSELVNLVIRLQSRKQGKSTPNVNVEGINDPFVVKSKGAPSKRSSWRKKRACSNCHKYGHYYKRCPDLMQHSVEGNPRDRSYGNASAKDSGFSPQRFANSSRSFSIKSEHHSGPNTKPFKKGGTRKYTTTGMRNRKGKDNTFVEEVKESQQDKRHSFKNYDCVNDVVDDKCDTRHVQIDVRDPLTSSLPCGNKQGSYMALFASMHRTV; this is encoded by the exons ATGTCCATTAACGAGGATGATGTGAAGAATGATTCTGATAATGATTTGGGTGATGATTTCGATTATCAACCGAATGCAGAAGACAATGCTGAAGACGACGATGTGGATTCGCTGGATTCTACTAGCAAGAGTGAAGAAGTTTGTGGGGTAAAAAGAATAGCAGATCTAATGGTGGAGGATATTTGGAACCTGGAGTTTAGGTCAGAGGATGAGGCCTGCCAGTTTTATAACGCTTATTCTTGTTGGCATGGATTCGTAATGAGGAAGGACGACGTGGTTAGGGATAATCAAGGTCGAATTATTAGCAGGCAACTTGTTTGCAACAAAGAGGGCTGGAGAAATATGAGGTATCTTGATATGGATGATAGATCAAGGGAGGCAAGGTCGCTAACGCGAACCAAGTGTCCAGCTCGGCTTAGGGTAAAGCTTGACTACGGCTGCGGTAGATGGAAGGTatcatgttttgttgaatctcaCAACCACGATCTGACGCCACCCCAATTTGCGCATCTGGTACCGGCCAATCGTCGTCTCACTGTGAGTGATAGAGTCCAAGTGGAAAATCTTCATAATTTTGGTGTCAAGAGCTGCCATATTATGGGGTATATTGCATTCCAGAAGGGTGGATATCGTCATGCTGGCTTCACACGGAAAGATTTGTACAACCACATCGATCGCTATCGTCGGGCAAAAGTTAAAAACGGGGATGCCAATGCGGCAATAAACTATTTGATTGGCAAGTCAAACAACGATCCGCTGTTCTTTGGAAAGTATACGTTCACTAGTGACGAAAGGCTGGAGCATATTTTTTGGGCAGATGGGCAGTCGATTATCGACTATCACTGCTTTGGAGATATTGTTGCCTTTGATTCAACCTACAAGAAGAATAAATACAACAAGCCTTTGGTCATTTTCTCTGGATGCAATCATCACGGGCAGACTGTTATCTTCGGCTCTGGACTACTTTCCGACGAAACCACAGAGACGTATAAGTGGTTGTTGGAAACCTTTATTGAAGCGatgggtggcaaaagtccaaaaGCAGTAATAACTGACGGAGACCTTGCCATGCGAGATGCAATCAAGAATGTTCTGCCTGATGCGACCCATCGGTTATGCGGCTGGCATCTGCAGAGAAATGCATGTGAAAATATAAAGAATCCTAATTTCCTACGCGATTTTAAGGGTCTTATATACGACAACAACGACCAGAGAGACTTTGATCGGAGATGGACAGCCATTTTGGATAAGCACAACCTTGTTGGCAGTACCTGGATGGAGAAGACGTACGAAACCCGTGAGATGTGGTCCCATTGTTTCCTCCGGGATAAGTTTTTCGGTTACATAAGGACGACATCACAGTGTGAAGGTATAAATTCTCTCATCAGATTTTATGTTAATCGCAAGAACACCCTCATTGACTTCATGCATAACCTGGATAGGGCCTTAAAGGAGTATAGAAACAATGAATTAATAGCTGACTTTAAGTCTCAGTGCTCAGAGCCTGTGATGATTACCTCATTGGAGGTATATGAAAGATCTGCATCCTGTTATTTCACGCGAAACATTTTCAAGGAAATTCGTAATGAGATTCAGAGGGCAGGGGCTTTGAATATAACGGTACTAAGCACAACCTTGGACAAGGTAGAGTTCAGTGTGACTGCTCTGGGAGACCCGGCCAAAGATCGCCGGGTGGAAGTCGATAGAGGTAAGAATCTGTTCTCGTGCTCGTGCAAGCTGTTTGAATCACGTGGTATTCCCTGTAGTCATATCTTCTGTGCCATGAAGTTCGAAAACAAACTTGAGTTTCCAGATTCGTTGATATACAAAAGGTGGACAAAGAATGCAAAGAACGAATTCATTAGCACAGATATGCCTGTGAATGATGACATCGAAAGGGTCTTAAAGTTTCGAGTTGGAGCGTTGGCATCGAATTGCAACAAGCTGTGTGATATTGCTTGCAAGGATGTTGCAGACTTTGATGAAGTCCAGTCTGAACTTGTCAATTTAGTTATCCGCCTGCAGTCACGCAAACAAGGCAAGTCAACTCCTAATGTTAACGTGGAAGGCATCAATGATCCATTCGTTGTCAAAAGCAAAGGAGCCCCTTCCAAAAGGTCTTCTTGGAGGAAGAAGAGAGCATGCTCTAATTGCCACAAGTACGGTCATTACTACAAGCGCTGTCCAGATCTGATGCAGCATAGTGTGGAAGGCAACCCTCGCGATCGATCATACGGCAATGCATCAGCCAAGGACTCAGGTTTTAGTCCACAAAGGTTTGCTAATTCTTCAAGGTCGTTCTCAATTAAGTCCGAACACCACTCAGGACCTAATACCAAG CCTTTTAAAAAGGGTGGAACAAGGAAGTATACGACGACGGGTATGAGGAACCGGAAGGGTAAAGACAACACTTTTGTTGAg GAGGTGAAGGAGTCACAGCAGGacaagagacattcattcaagAACTATGATTGCGTTAATGATGTCGTTGATGATAAATGTGACACACGACATGTGCAGATCGATGTCCGAGATCCGTTAACATCGTCACTGCCTTGTGGCAACAAACAAGGATCGTACATGGCATTGTTCGCGTCGATGCACAGGACAGTTTGA
- the LOC130936795 gene encoding probable aspartic proteinase GIP2 has protein sequence MAQKLLAAFLLLLFSAAITVSSAQKSFRPKALVIPIKKDTSTNQYLTTIRQRTPLVPVSLVLDLGGQFLWVDCDKNYVSSTYRPARCGSAQCSLAGSTSCGTCNAPPRPGCNNNTCGLIPDNTITHTATGGELAEDAVSVQSTNGFNPGQNVTVSRFLFSCAPTFLLKGLASGVSGMAGLGRTKIALPTQFASAFSFARKFAVCLSSNGVVLFGDGPYGFLPNVEYDSKSLTYTPLFINPVSTASAYSQGEPSAEYFIGVSSIKVDQNVVKVKSSLLTINKTSGVGGTKISTVNPYTVLEDSIFNALVKSFVNASAARNITRVASVKPFGACFSTENVFSTRLGYAVPTIELVLENAKLSWSIFGANSVVQVSDKVICLGFVNGGKNPTTSIVIGGYQLENNLLQFDLAASRLGFSSLLFGRQTTCSNFNFTSTA, from the coding sequence ATGGCACAAAAACTCTTGGCAGctttcctcctcctcctcttttccGCCGCCATCACCGTCTCTTCAGCTCAGAAATCATTCAGACCAAAAGCATTGGTCATCCCAATCAAGAAGGACACTTCCACAAACCAGTACCTCACAACAATCCGGCAGCGCACCCCTCTCGTCCCCGTCTCCCTTGTCCTCGACCTCGGCGGCCAGTTTCTCTGGGTCGACTGCGACAAAAACTACGTCTCCTCCACGTACCGCCCCGCTCGCTGCGGCTCCGCCCAGTGCTCCCTCGCCGGCTCCACCTCCTGCGGCACCTGCAACGCCCCTCCCCGCCCAGGATGCAACAACAACACCTGCGGCCTCATACCGGACAACACCATCACCCACACCGCCACCGGCGGCGAGCTCGCCGAAGACGCCGTGTCCGTACAGTCCACTAACGGCTTCAATCCAGGCCAAAACGTCACCGTTTCGCGCTTCCTCTTCTCCTGCGCCCCCACTTTCCTCCTCAAAGGCCTCGCTAGCGGCGTCTCCGGAATGGCGGGTCTCGGAAGGACGAAAATCGCACTTCCCACGCAGTTCGCCTCCGCTTTCAGCTTCGCCAGAAAATTCGCCGTTTGCTTATCCTCAAACGGCGTCGTTTTATTCGGAGATGGACCGTACGGTTTCCTCCCGAACGTCGAGTACGATTCGAAATCCCTAACCTACACACCTCTCTTCATCAACCCCGTGAGCACCGCCTCCGCTTACTCCCAAGGAGAACCCTCCGCTGAGTACTTCATCGGCGTGAGTTCCATTAAAGTTGACCAAAATGTGGTCAAAGTCAAATCCAGCTTGTTGACCATCAACAAGACCAGCGGCGTGGGTGGAACCAAGATCAGCACTGTAAACCCTTACACGGTTCTAGAAGATTCGATCTTCAACGCCTTGGTTAAGTCCTTCGTGAATGCCTCGGCTGCAAGGAACATAACAAGGGTGGCTTCGGTGAAGCCGTTCGGAGCATGCTTCAGCACGGAGAACGTGTTCAGCACGCGCTTGGGGTACGCGGTTCCAACAATCGAGCTTGTTCTTGAAAACGCGAAATTGAGTTGGAGCATATTCGGTGCTAACTCGGTGGTTCAAGTGAGTGATAAAGTGATATGTCTTGGGTTCGTGAACGGTGGGAAGAACCCTACAACCTCCATCGTGATCGGAGGGTATCAGTTAGAGAACAATCTTTTGCAGTTCGATCTGGCTGCTTCCAGATTGGGATTCAGCTCTTTGCTCTTCGGAAGACAAACCACGTGTTCCAACTTCAATTTCACGTCCACcgcttaa